A region of Clostridiisalibacter paucivorans DSM 22131 DNA encodes the following proteins:
- the fliP gene encoding flagellar type III secretion system pore protein FliP (The bacterial flagellar biogenesis protein FliP forms a type III secretion system (T3SS)-type pore required for flagellar assembly.) translates to MKNRNKVLISAMIIILIKGTSVYAAPEINFLGQPFAIEDYATSIQLLILLTVLTFVPAILIMMTSFTRIIIVLSFIRNALSTQQTPPNQVLIGLALFLTFFTMAPVATEINHDAIKPYINEEISQTEAIEKGMEPLREFMYRQTRTKDLALFVSVSEIDIDENFDLDDVPTKVLVPAFMISELKTAFQMGFVLFIPFLVIDMVVASTLMSMGMMMLPPVMISLPFKILLFIMVDGWNLIIKSIITGFN, encoded by the coding sequence ATGAAGAATAGGAATAAAGTCCTTATTTCGGCAATGATTATAATTTTAATTAAAGGAACTTCAGTTTATGCTGCACCAGAGATTAATTTTTTAGGACAACCCTTTGCGATAGAAGACTATGCAACTAGTATACAGTTACTAATACTATTGACTGTTTTGACTTTTGTCCCTGCTATTCTTATAATGATGACTAGTTTTACTAGGATAATAATTGTCTTATCTTTTATTAGGAATGCACTTTCGACTCAACAAACACCGCCAAATCAGGTTTTGATAGGATTGGCGTTGTTTTTGACTTTTTTTACTATGGCACCTGTAGCTACTGAGATAAACCATGATGCTATAAAACCATATATAAATGAAGAGATTAGTCAAACAGAGGCTATTGAAAAGGGAATGGAGCCTTTAAGAGAATTTATGTATAGACAGACTAGGACAAAGGATCTTGCATTATTTGTGAGCGTATCAGAAATAGACATTGATGAGAACTTTGACCTAGATGATGTACCAACTAAAGTGTTAGTACCAGCTTTTATGATTAGTGAATTAAAAACAGCATTTCAAATGGGATTTGTATTATTTATACCCTTTTTAGTTATAGATATGGTTGTAGCTAGTACACTTATGTCTATGGGTATGATGATGTTGCCTCCAGTAATGATTTCACTGCCATTTAAGATACTATTATTTATAATGGTGGATGGATGGAATCTTATTATAAAATCTATAATAACTGGCTTTAATTAA
- a CDS encoding flagellar biosynthetic protein FliO, which translates to MVFAFYYGESQIGYIFNIILYIIFFIVILFLAYIFTKFLAKRSLTSKSTGNIKVLEYMMIDNKNKIVLLYILGKYYAVMIGEKNFEVIDRYEDGEVEIKHEGSNKDLSYSFKEYLKAYKLKKQNVFKKTNKNDKDDTDEE; encoded by the coding sequence ATGGTTTTTGCTTTTTATTATGGAGAGTCTCAAATTGGATATATATTCAATATTATTCTGTATATTATTTTTTTTATAGTAATCTTATTTTTGGCGTATATATTTACCAAATTTTTGGCTAAGAGATCTTTAACTAGTAAATCTACTGGTAATATTAAAGTCTTAGAATATATGATGATAGATAATAAAAATAAAATTGTATTATTGTATATATTAGGGAAATATTATGCTGTTATGATAGGAGAAAAGAATTTTGAAGTAATTGATAGATATGAAGATGGAGAAGTAGAAATTAAACACGAAGGTTCAAATAAAGACTTAAGTTATTCTTTTAAAGAATATTTAAAAGCTTATAAACTAAAAAAACAAAATGTATTTAAGAAAACAAATAAAAATGATAAGGATGACACAGATGAAGAATAG
- a CDS encoding response regulator encodes MGKGILIVDDAAFMRMMIKDILSKNGYDILGEAENGAKAIEKYKELSPDLVIMDITMPEVDGIQAVKEIKKINNDAKIVMCSAMGQQAMVIEAIQAGAKDFIVKPFQADRVLEAVKKVLG; translated from the coding sequence ATGGGTAAAGGTATTTTAATAGTTGATGATGCAGCTTTTATGAGGATGATGATTAAAGATATTTTATCAAAAAATGGATATGATATTTTAGGAGAGGCTGAAAATGGAGCTAAGGCAATAGAAAAATACAAAGAATTGAGTCCTGATTTAGTAATAATGGATATAACTATGCCTGAAGTAGATGGTATACAGGCAGTTAAAGAAATAAAAAAGATTAATAATGATGCTAAAATTGTTATGTGTTCTGCTATGGGACAGCAAGCGATGGTGATAGAAGCTATACAGGCTGGGGCTAAAGACTTTATTGTTAAGCCATTTCAAGCAGATAGGGTACTTGAAGCAGTAAAAAAAGTATTGGGGTAA
- the fliY gene encoding flagellar motor switch phosphatase FliY, translating to MNSDMLSQEEIDALLNGSDSEDTNEDNNLEDLSDVERDALGEIGNISMGTAATTLFTLLGQKVLITTPNVEVITLEDLSDEYPRPFVAVDVKYKEGLQGANLLILKIEDVKVITDLMMGGDGTNTDRDLNEMDLSAISEAMNQMVGSASTSLSEIFSKKIDIDPPRAFEMQFNNADVDTNIFDINGKVVKVSFKMVVGDLIDSQIMQILPFDFAKKLTTELLKSDEHKDESNIDTSVNNLAYEDYQDDDNNEEIYMPPKADYSDSYEESKTNGNKVSKEEQVNVQKVKFNSFDKRENIIYNESIDMIQDIPIEITVELGRTTRKINEILEYGPGTIIELDKLVGEPLEIFANGKFIAKGEVVVIDDNFGIRVTDILKPSKRISK from the coding sequence ATGAATAGCGATATGTTATCCCAAGAAGAAATAGATGCCCTTCTTAATGGTAGTGACTCTGAAGATACCAATGAAGATAATAATCTTGAAGATTTAAGCGATGTAGAAAGAGATGCATTGGGTGAAATTGGTAATATAAGCATGGGTACTGCAGCTACCACGTTGTTTACACTATTAGGCCAAAAGGTACTTATCACCACTCCAAATGTGGAAGTAATTACTTTAGAAGATTTATCAGATGAATATCCAAGACCTTTTGTTGCTGTTGATGTAAAATATAAAGAAGGATTACAAGGTGCAAACCTCTTGATACTTAAAATTGAAGATGTTAAGGTAATTACTGACTTAATGATGGGAGGAGATGGAACCAATACTGATAGAGACTTAAATGAAATGGATTTAAGCGCTATAAGTGAGGCTATGAATCAGATGGTAGGATCTGCAAGTACATCTTTGTCTGAAATTTTCTCTAAGAAAATAGATATAGATCCACCACGAGCTTTTGAAATGCAGTTTAATAATGCAGATGTTGACACTAATATATTTGATATAAATGGAAAGGTTGTAAAAGTTTCCTTTAAAATGGTAGTAGGAGATTTGATTGACAGCCAGATAATGCAAATATTACCCTTTGATTTTGCTAAGAAGTTAACTACTGAACTGCTTAAAAGTGATGAACATAAAGATGAGTCAAATATAGATACATCAGTTAACAATTTGGCATATGAAGACTATCAGGATGACGACAACAATGAAGAAATATATATGCCACCAAAGGCTGATTATAGTGATTCTTATGAAGAGTCTAAAACTAATGGAAATAAAGTGTCAAAGGAAGAACAAGTAAATGTACAAAAAGTTAAGTTTAACTCCTTTGATAAAAGGGAAAATATAATATATAATGAAAGCATTGATATGATACAGGATATACCTATTGAAATAACCGTTGAGCTTGGAAGGACTACAAGGAAGATAAATGAAATATTGGAATATGGTCCAGGAACAATTATAGAATTGGACAAGTTGGTAGGAGAACCTTTGGAGATTTTTGCTAATGGAAAATTCATTGCTAAGGGAGAGGTAGTTGTAATTGATGATAATTTTGGAATTAGGGTAACAGATATACTGAAACCATCTAAAAGAATTAGTAAATAG
- the fliM gene encoding flagellar motor switch protein FliM: protein MSEVLSQNEIDALLKALNEGEVDAKEMKEDSKDKRVKKYDFRNPQKMAKDQLRTLEIIHDNFGRLLQTFLSGYLRAPVKTSVLTVDQYAYNEFSNAITNPAFLSIIEFNPLPGEIIIDISTDIAFAMLERLLGGSGENTVESRSFTEIEITLLKRIIQRMMALIAEAWENVIKLNPILSKIETNPQFAQIISPSETIALITLNISIGSIEGMFNICIPHIVIESIMDRLSTKLWFTKTKRSSKKDDMEVIEDRLKKSSILLKAELGSATLSVRELLELQIGDVIRLDNMKTDEAKIKIGSSLKFYCESGTIGNNMAVKITKVKKDGDDTDE from the coding sequence TTGTCTGAAGTTTTGTCCCAAAATGAAATAGATGCCCTACTTAAGGCTTTGAATGAAGGTGAAGTTGATGCCAAAGAAATGAAGGAAGATTCTAAAGATAAGAGAGTAAAGAAATATGATTTTAGAAATCCACAGAAAATGGCTAAAGACCAACTAAGAACCCTTGAGATAATACATGATAACTTTGGACGATTGTTACAGACATTTTTATCTGGGTATTTAAGGGCACCTGTTAAAACGTCGGTTTTGACAGTAGACCAATATGCATATAATGAATTTAGTAATGCCATAACCAATCCTGCATTTCTTTCTATAATAGAATTTAATCCTTTGCCAGGAGAAATAATTATAGATATTTCTACTGATATTGCCTTTGCGATGCTAGAAAGATTGCTTGGTGGAAGTGGTGAGAATACAGTTGAAAGTAGGTCTTTTACAGAGATAGAAATTACATTATTAAAAAGAATAATTCAGAGAATGATGGCTCTTATTGCTGAGGCGTGGGAGAATGTAATAAAATTAAATCCTATATTGAGTAAGATAGAAACTAATCCTCAGTTTGCACAAATAATATCACCTAGTGAAACTATAGCACTTATTACTTTAAATATATCTATAGGGTCAATAGAAGGCATGTTTAACATCTGTATACCTCATATTGTAATTGAATCTATAATGGATAGATTAAGTACTAAATTGTGGTTTACAAAGACTAAAAGAAGTAGTAAAAAGGACGATATGGAAGTTATTGAAGATAGGTTAAAAAAATCATCCATTTTATTAAAAGCTGAATTGGGATCAGCTACTTTAAGTGTAAGAGAGCTATTGGAACTCCAAATTGGTGATGTCATTAGATTAGATAATATGAAAACAGATGAGGCTAAAATAAAGATAGGTTCCAGTTTGAAATTTTACTGTGAATCAGGAACTATTGGAAATAATATGGCAGTTAAAATAACTAAGGTTAAAAAGGATGGTGATGATACAGATGAATAG
- a CDS encoding flagellar basal body-associated FliL family protein, whose protein sequence is MSTKKTIVIAVAALIGIAIISGTVFGIYTMNKNKVEKPKENLYYNIGSIFCNIKDSNRILKCDITIEFTDEELKTTLEQKNFLIKNKINEIVRSKTMDEIEGKEGQKNLQREITENANKIYDTNTITNIYFNELIVQ, encoded by the coding sequence ATGAGTACAAAAAAAACTATAGTTATAGCAGTTGCTGCACTTATAGGCATAGCTATAATTTCAGGCACAGTTTTTGGTATATATACAATGAATAAGAATAAGGTGGAGAAACCTAAAGAAAACCTATATTATAATATAGGTAGTATATTTTGCAACATAAAGGATAGTAATAGGATTTTAAAATGTGATATTACTATAGAGTTCACAGATGAAGAATTAAAAACTACTTTGGAACAAAAGAATTTTTTAATAAAGAATAAGATAAATGAAATTGTAAGAAGTAAAACAATGGATGAAATAGAAGGTAAAGAAGGACAGAAAAATCTTCAAAGAGAAATAACTGAGAATGCAAACAAAATATATGATACAAATACAATTACTAACATATATTTCAATGAATTAATAGTACAGTAG
- a CDS encoding OmpA/MotB family protein, with protein MKSRKKQSQQNTQGWLNTYADLVTLLLCFFVLLFSFSEVDSQKFQAILKSFQGSLGVFEGGKTIQDAPYINRENDTIVDFDTQEAEDFQRLSQYIEEYAEGKGLESKISTNIDERGLVIRVLDNLFFDSGRAELKPKAREVILYIGDILTQEEFKDKHIKIEGHTDTDRINTARFPSNWELSVIRATNVLRLLEEEKGIDGRRISASGYGPNRPVAPNNSSINKAKNRRVDIVILKSDYNKWEPN; from the coding sequence ATGAAGAGTCGTAAAAAACAGTCACAACAAAATACTCAGGGATGGCTGAATACCTATGCAGATTTGGTAACTTTATTATTGTGTTTCTTTGTTCTATTATTTTCCTTTTCAGAGGTTGATTCTCAGAAATTTCAAGCTATATTAAAGTCTTTTCAAGGTTCATTAGGAGTTTTTGAAGGAGGAAAAACTATCCAAGATGCCCCTTATATAAACAGAGAGAATGATACTATTGTTGATTTTGATACACAGGAGGCTGAGGATTTCCAAAGACTTAGTCAATACATAGAAGAATATGCTGAGGGCAAAGGGTTAGAATCTAAAATTAGTACCAATATAGATGAAAGGGGTCTTGTTATAAGAGTTTTAGACAATCTTTTCTTTGATTCAGGTAGAGCAGAGTTAAAGCCAAAGGCCAGAGAAGTGATACTTTATATTGGTGATATTTTGACTCAGGAGGAATTTAAAGATAAGCATATTAAAATAGAAGGGCATACAGACACAGATAGGATAAATACTGCAAGGTTTCCTTCGAATTGGGAGTTATCTGTTATTAGGGCTACTAATGTACTTAGGCTTTTAGAGGAAGAAAAGGGTATAGATGGTAGAAGAATATCTGCTTCTGGATATGGACCTAATAGGCCTGTTGCACCTAATAATAGTTCAATTAATAAGGCAAAGAACAGAAGGGTGGATATAGTAATTCTCAAATCTGACTATAATAAATGGGAACCCAACTAA
- a CDS encoding motility protein A, translated as MLIVDGTDPELVRNILETELIFTEERHGEGQGIFETMGTFAPAFGMIGTLIGLINMLKELEDPSTVGPNMSVALITTFYGAVLANLIFLPVANKLKGRSKKELAKKEMMVEGLLSIQAGENPRIIEEKLKTFIAPQFREREAAMESEE; from the coding sequence ATGCTTATTGTAGATGGAACAGATCCTGAATTAGTTAGAAATATATTGGAAACAGAGCTTATATTTACAGAAGAAAGGCATGGTGAAGGACAGGGAATCTTCGAAACCATGGGTACCTTTGCACCTGCTTTTGGTATGATAGGTACGCTAATTGGGCTTATAAATATGCTTAAGGAGTTAGAAGATCCTTCTACTGTTGGCCCTAATATGTCTGTGGCTTTGATAACTACGTTCTATGGAGCAGTACTTGCCAATTTGATTTTTTTACCTGTGGCCAATAAGCTTAAAGGAAGGAGTAAGAAAGAATTGGCTAAAAAAGAAATGATGGTTGAGGGACTTTTATCTATACAAGCTGGTGAAAACCCCAGAATTATAGAAGAAAAATTAAAAACCTTTATTGCACCTCAATTTAGGGAAAGGGAAGCTGCAATGGAAAGTGAGGAATAG
- a CDS encoding motility protein A produces the protein MDLGTGIGFFAGIGFIVWGIMLSGSLGTFMDTASIFIVLGGTIAATLISFPLKNVLNTFKVVKNVFTEKDSKADELIKEIIDLANIARKEGLLALEEAVNNTENTFL, from the coding sequence TTGGATTTAGGTACTGGTATAGGTTTTTTTGCTGGAATAGGTTTTATAGTTTGGGGAATAATGTTATCTGGTAGCTTGGGTACTTTTATGGATACAGCATCTATATTTATTGTGTTGGGAGGTACTATAGCTGCTACCCTTATTAGTTTTCCATTAAAAAATGTACTAAATACTTTTAAAGTAGTGAAAAATGTTTTTACTGAAAAAGATTCTAAGGCAGATGAATTAATTAAAGAGATAATTGATTTAGCTAATATTGCGAGAAAAGAAGGACTGTTAGCATTAGAAGAAGCTGTTAACAATACTGAGAACACATTTCTTTAA